The stretch of DNA GACGGACAATGATTCCCTCGCCGACAATAATCCGCTCGAATCCTCCGAATCAAGAGTGTGAAAGGACGCGGAAGTTTCTAATACAGTAACGAGGATTCGGTGCAACAGAGCTACTTCTTTACCTAGTTGTTCGATTAGTGGATGAAGCCTACCAGTCTCGTGTTGGCACGGTGCTCGCAGTTGTTGAAGAAGGTCCTCGGCTCGATCGACCAACGCCTCCATGTCGCACAAGAGAGGCGCAGCGTTCGGAAACCTCTCGAGGATCATGTTCCAGATCAACTCGGCGTCCTCGGTACCTTGCAACGACTTCGGAAGAGCATGCTTCTGACACGCGGAATCCCGATGTCGCGACATTCATCAAACACGCGGCTAATGAGAAGGTTGTTTcaaaaaaaatcgcaaaaagcAAGCTAAACGCTTGGGAGTAGAACAAGAAACGAAGCGGTTTCAAGCCGTTTCGCATTGGCTTGCAAAATTCTTGCGTTTCAACTATTTTCATCCATGTCGACGGTTTCACATACCAGACTGTACAATCAAATTCGATAGCAACCAAACCGTTTTGCATTAGACTCGAAAGCAACGCAACGTTGTTTTAATTCGACGCCTCAGAATGAAACTACTGTAAGCCAAGAAGTTCAAAATTGTCCGCAGCAACCATTGGCAATCAAGCGCAACTATTGACGCGATTCGATGAATTTCTAATTAAATATGATACGGAAGGGTAAACGTAAGCTCTATAAAGAACAGTAGACATAGGCTTGgcatgaatttttatttgataataAGACCTCTTACCACTAAATTTATTACACGCGTAGAGTCCGTTTAAGGTACGTATGAAGACATCTTAGTTCTCTAAATGCGAGATGTGTGGTTTCGAATGAAGATGtgtagaattaaaattaagtgAAACCATATTGGTGGTAACCAAACTGGTTCGGTTAAGTAAACACGATGTACAATTTATTATTCTTAAGCCAATCATTAAATTATATACGTACATATTATGTTACTTGTCAAGTACGTCTCATTTCAATTAttgttacattttatttttttcgatCCACGGTTCTTCGTGTCAGAAATTTTGTTTATCGACAAGATGACGTTACCCGAGTCTCATGTATTTTAGCTACATGAACGACACACGTCACAGGTAATAAGATTTATTACTGTCAACCGTGTTACAAGAAGAATGGACGTCGTAAAACAAGGCATGAAATTGGCTTCTTGGATGTATTTGTAATGTagaaaaaataaaaggaaaCTAAAGAGATGAAACTGTTTCGAGTTTCTCTTCCGTAAATTCCTCCCCACTTCCCCCCGCTCCGGTCGCTCTTCCATCCTTGTCCTTTTGTCGTTCCCCattctcactttctctctctctctctctctggtcgtTTGTTGTTTTCCATTAATCAACTTTCTGCTTGTTACTTTCTGGCGATTTGTCTCCGTTCATCGGCGAACGTGAACGGCTGCGGCTTTTGCTATGTTTGCTGCCGGATCGGGATCTTGATCTGTCGCCCCTGGATCGTTCGCGACTAGATCTGTCTCTGGAAAACGGAACAACGATTTTAGAACCGACTGACACTACAGATTTGCTTGCACTTGCGCTAATTATATCGATTTCAACTCACTTCGAGGGAGACTTGGCTTTGGATTTGGACTGCGACCTGGACTTTGACCTCTCGGCCTTGGACCTAGAACGAGATCTGGATTTGGACTTTGACTTAGATTTCGACTTTGAGCGGTCTCTTGATCTGTAAAATTATAGTTCAAATGAAGAAGGAGACAGAAAAATTATACGACGTAAGCATAAACAATGAGAATTCGTTCGCAACTTTTTCTCCCGGTCGTGAGGATGCGGTGTGATTGTATTCGAACgaataacaacaacaaaaaaacaaaaagaacagaaaaaataCGATGATCGcaagagagagaaacaaaatggaaaaataaacgTGAGAGAACAGAGAGACgtttgtttttttcttcttctcaaaaacgagcccaaacacaaGGCCAAACGGTATAACATGGGACGTGAGACAACGTGTGACATGTGTGAATACGGTCGAATCGTTGATAAAATTGCGCAAGAAACAaagcaaataaataaaatgccAAAACAACACAGTCGTAATGAAACAATAAATCGATAATGAACTCGATTCTGAAATAGTATTATGGAGCAGGATACTCACTTGGATTTGGAACGGGAGCGGCTACGCTCGGGGGATTTGGATTTGGACTTTGATTTGGATTTCGAATGTGCCCTGGATTTCGAGCGACTGCTGCGACGGCTACGGCTACGAGAGCTGCGGCGACTCCTAATACAAAGAAAAACATTCCTTTAATGAAGCCGTTAATCCATTGTAATCACGGTTGTAAATAGAtcacggatctttatgcaacgtCAACAATTATTTCTGCATCGagcgtttcatttcatttttaaatgagTGAACAATTTGTTGCTCGAGTATCGAACTTGCTATTGCTAATTGAAATTGCTCTGAATTCTTCTGACGATGCTCATTTtaggaatgcataaaatccgcagtctatttagaAGCGACACAGGTTCATTGAATCGAATGATTTTTGCCAGGAGCAGTGAATAGCAACTACGCAATCTAATTTCTCTTAATGCGATTCTGAAATTATACCatgcatgaaaaaaaaaagcgaaataataaaaatgcagatCGCGAGTCTGTATTTTGAAATGATATTTTGCACGGTCAATAAGAAACGCAAAAAATGATCTGAAACTGTCTTTTCCGACAGTACCTCCGGGATCGAGAACGACGAGTATACCTTGAGCGAGAGCGGGATCGGCGGCGTGATCGTGACCGTGATCGAGATCGTGATCTCGAGCTTGAGGATCTTGAGCGACGACCACGTCTTTTGTCTTCGATTAGTCTGATCCTGCGTCCGTTCAGTTCTGTGTCGTCCAATTTGTCGATGGCGTTCTTCAGGTCCGAGTACGTTGCGAATTCTACAACTCTGTAACAAGACGAAATGATTCGGGAGATGAGTGATTTTGATCTTGTCGCGATCTACGTTGAAATCTACGTCGAATCGATCAAAGGAGACTCACCCTTCGTTTCTGCGCTGCTTGTGTGCATCTGCGTATGTCACTTCCCCAGCCTGTCTCATATAATCCTTCAAATCCTGAGCACCACACAAGAAAACGAATTAGTAGATCGCAATGACATACGAAAGATCGCTTAACGATTAAAACATTATGATATACGATTAATATTCACGTTATGAATTAATACTAAGTTGTGTTCCTATTACTACTAAGATTAAACGCATAGGTTAAAAGGCAATTTATATGTATTTTTCCTGtgcactcttttttttttttttagatccaCTGTACTTGTCCTACGTAATAGCTCCTTTCCTACTTGCAGACACGTATGCTCGAGAGACTGACTCTATTATCCTTACTGAAAAAAAGGAAAGCAATGTCCTGTCCCTGTTCCGAATCTTCAGTGTTGATTATTAGGTTGGAAATATGTGCTCGAATTTAGTATCTGCGATTGGCGCAACCTTTCTTTTTATGCAATTCAATCATTGAAACAAGTTTTGTGGTTCAGTCAATAGCTACACCTCCACCCTGCAGAAAAACCATGATGGAATCTATGAATTTTCCGTAACAGAGAATAAAATCGTTATGCGTCGGGCCAGCAACAATCATTTTCACGCGCACATATCTCAACAAACATTTCTGCAGAGTAGCTCACAATTACATCACTgcaatagagagagagagagagagagagagagagatcgcaaAACGTTGACAATCAACGTAACAAACATCTTggtgaaaagaaaaaataaatagtcTTCTGAATGAATCTCGTTCTATTTAAGCATACAAAAATAAACAAAGCTCTTACGGTTCGATCGGCAAACTACAAAGAAGACCGTTCAAAAGATGGAACTTGCATAGGGCATAGAGAATAGACAAAAGTAGTTGCTCGTTTCAAATCGACAATGAAGAATGACGTGTGATGCGAGATTCGAAAAAAAGGCTGCCCCCGTCTGGAAACTCTTTGTTATGAAAAGAATATGTAGTTTCAAGGCAGACAGAGACACACACGAGTAGATATGCTCTAGCCGAGAAAAATAAGAATTCTCTGGAATGATCGAACCAATGGCCGATAAACAAAAAAACAATGTTACAGAAATTTCGTAATCGTTGTCCTCGCTTCTCGCGACAAGTTGATCTAGGCTGGAAGAATGATTTTCTCCCCGACGTTGTCGCACAGTGCATAGGTTCAGAGAGTTGGCTCCTCTTGATGTCTTGTCCTTCTTCTAGTTTCCTCTAAGAACGTCGTGTGGTCGTGTACGTCTTCCCACGAATCTTTAGTAGTATCCATCTCTGTCTCtcactgtgtgtgtgtgtgtgtgcgtgcgtggtGTTTTGCGGTGTATCCTTTCGTTCATCGGCGGAACTTGTACTTGTGGGAACCAGGTACGGCTTTATGGTCGTGGACTCTGTTGCgaggtgcgcgcgcgcgtcttGTTATtctctctattttctctttcttattttctctctcgTTGTTCGATCTTCACGTCTCTTCGAGGTCTCCTCTGATCCGTGACACCCGGATGATGATATTCGTTCGGTGTCACACAAATCGTATCCAGATGATGAGCAAACTTGCTTATGAGCACACAGCTTGAACGATCCAACTGGAAAAACGCGTTACCGGGAGGGGGGTATACCGATAACTTCTCCTCCCTTGGTACTCTCTCACTGGACACCAAAAAACAATAGAAACAGAACATGACACGATGGAATTGCCTTGCATAAAGAAAAGTTGTTCTCTTTGACTTTGTTCCTACGTTTCTCCTGTTTCGAACACATGCGACGCGCTCGTGCTACCACGACTATTCGAAATTCACGCGTTTTTAGTCAATTCCTTATGTGTGGTAGAACTCTCCATTCATCTGAACTCAAATTCTGGAAAGATTGAAAAGTGAGACATAAATAAACTACTTGAAAGCACAGCAGGAagcaaattaaattaatttccgaTGTTGTACAATGTCATACTTTGTTCGATCTTTATAAAAGATTAATTTACCAGACTTTACTACTAAATCACTGTTTTCAGAAGTCATTCCCAAATTGATACTCATAATTCTCCTACTGTATGAACTGCTTGTGTGCCCCGACGAGTTCATATGAATGGAGCTTTACTGTACGCAAACACACACGATGAAGCAAACAAACGTGGATGCCTAATTTCGAGCACAATTATTATAACACTATTGTATTACTATACTGTGAAACTGGTCCCCCTCTGGTACTGGATTTACTCGTGTGTGCACGGTCTCCTCAAGCTCGTCGAATGATCTCAATAAATCTACATATATAAAGAACACCTGACCACTATGGTGCACAGTTATgtaacatatgtatatataagtatatatttcAAGGAATGTAGAGAATACAGAGCGGGTCGTCGGAAGAACGCAACGCTCGAACGTTCCCGCTGGAATTCTGGATGAGAAAACGTCTCGAGGCAAAAGTTGTACTGCCCGACCCGGGCGAGCATGACAATGAATTTCTCGTGTGACTTTATTTCGAAGGTTATTCGAAGATATTTCGTCCTTGGAAATAAGGTCGCACGAAAAATTGGTTTACATCAACGCATGGCGCTGGCATCGAGCAGCACAACTTCCGCTTTGCACGTTTTCCTCCGCGTTCCATTGAAACGGTGACACGGTGTTCGTTCCGAGGGCGATTCGAAGATCTACTCCGAGAGTGAACAAATTTGATCACCGAAGGGTTCCATCTCTTCGGAGCAATGTATTCGTGAGATTTTTCTAGTTGAAACGAGGCCAAACTCGATGGAACTTTAATCATTAGACTACGGATGTTATGAGAAAAAGAAACAGATCAAATGTGAAACGGTAAgatcgtttaaaaaattttaaaatactgtctCGCGCCGTTTTCAATTCTACAAAATTATTCGGACGAGAAATAAACGTCTGGCTCTCTCAGCTTGCAATTGATTTCTATTTTGTTGAGTCGTAATTACTCTTTAACATATTAGCGGCCAGGGTCACGTATGTGTGACAATCACGATTACGTATGCCACGCGGAGATCATCAAATGAATTCTGTCGCGCGTCGATTAATTCTAACGCCTAGCATGATAGTGACTTTGCTGTGACAATATCTTTTGTTCATATTTCacaagaggatagattatactaatttcaatcagaaaaacgtcacgaatATAAGAAGCTATCTAGCTTTAAGCTGTGCCGGCAGTCTCAGCTGTATACATGGTAATCATCTTCAGGTTTGTTCACTCTCCTCGCGAACACCGTGGTCGAGCGTCCGGTATCTCCGCGACTCGGCCCTGTACAGCAACGATAAATGAGAACAAGGTTATCACAAATGTGTaagtgtgtgtatgtgtatatatatataatatatatgaagatatacataaatatatatatatacgtatatatatgtatagaatAGATATAATGTATATATCTAAAAGAGTACACTCGGTTAAGGTGACGCATTTACCTTGGGCCCAGGCACCACCTTGCTTACGGACAGAGAGAAAGGCCAGACACAACGGCGCTTGGTCGGGTCGAACGGATCTGTGTGGCGTAGTCGCGGATGGTTCGGGTTTCGGCCCGTGTATGCCCTCATGGGTGGCCGCTGCCTGACTTACTAGATGGCTAAGTTGGTGGCGGTACCAGTAGCAGTAACAGTCGGTAGTGTAGTAGTAACAAATGTGATAGTACAGAGTTAGATGGGGATAGAGATGGGTgtacctttttttcttttcttttctttttggaaCAGAAGGACAGTTGATAGGTGTGGTGACGATGATGATGTTGATGACCGTATTTTGGTAGGAGAAAGATTGATATACTCTGCTTTGGATGGTCATGAATCGTTGTGATTATCGGCCATGACAGAAGTCTTGCTTGAGGAGCGATGACTCGGTTGGATGTGGATGATGGGGAAAAAGGTATGTGTACGTtgaagatgataggatataccaAGGTTTGGCAGGGCGGGGGGGTCAGAGGCGAAGAGTCGATGACCGGTGGTGAACATAGAGTATAATCCATAGACAGGTCATAGTCATTGATGATTCGTAGAAGGCAGACGATTTTCTCTCCAAGACCGATCACCGATGAAAGGATCGCAGATACGTAAGAACCCTATTCGGTGTCACTGGGATTGTCTCACTGGGACTGTTTCGCCACGTATCACTGCGCAAGTAGTAGTAGGCGGTAGGTGGTAGGTGTACCCAGTGTGCCACGCGGCTATCTCTCTCACCCGGGACACCTCAGAAACCAACCTGGTGCCACTTGACCTCAAGGCGGGCCCATCGCGTGCATCGTCATCTTTATCATCGCACATCATCAGTCTATTGGCCCTACCGGTCGCCCCTCCTCGGCGAAGAGGACATGGCTCTTCGGAAAGAACatcaattttattgtttttcctCACACTGTTGGCCGAAcgtaaatgaaataataaaattgagaaaaggAACACACGTCGAGGAATCGAGATTATAATCGACCGAGCGagaatatatattttgtatatatatttatataattccgtatatactttttttcagtttaaaagaGACAACCaatattgtatatatgtatagagagaaatagagagaaagagagagagagagagagatagggagagagagagcatcaAAAAAATACGATTATAGACGATTTATAAGTAGAATTACTTAGACGATTAATGTATATTGATCAAGTAAGACTTGGTCCACCGTTTTTTGTTGCAGAGCTAGTTTCTGCCTTTAATTTGTCCTTGGCATGGATATTTGTGTTACgtgtttttatatatatatacatatatatatatatgggaCATACATATATTTAGATAGATTGATATATTTATAATCTGTTATGTTCTGATCAAGGATTTCGAAAGATGCAGTGCGTCCTGGTATTTCCCACATAGTTTTTCCCATGCATTCCCGCGGATCGACCAATCGTCAATAATCTTTCTCAACTGTTTGCGCGTGTACGTTGTCTGTCTTCATCTCCTTCGTTGTTCCGTGTCTCTTCCGTTCTCGCACCTCTTCCTCCAAATCAGCTGCGCGCTCTTTCTAATCCAAGTATCATCGGGAGAGTTCTCTTCGAGGCTAAGAGTCACACTTTCCTTTCGAAAATCTCATGCCCTTGGCGTTGCTCTTGTGCTTTTTCATCGTTTCCTCGATTCGTCCCTGTATGTTCTCTTTCTATCACCTGTGCACCTTTCTCGTCTCTATTTTTTCTCAACTCTTTCTGCCCCGCCGTTTTTCTCAGATTCTCATCGGATTCGTCACGTATACacatacttattattttttgGAGGGTCTTATTCGGACGGTCGCGTGTCCAAGattgaaaaatttcgaatatgCCACAGACTTACTTGATCAAAATCTACatctttcatttctttttcttttttctttttttggtcaTTAGCATTCGGAATAGAAGATAAGAGTTTGGATGAGTGAACGAACTTAAAATgacgaaagaaaaatcgaataaaaaacAGTACGGTACTAAAATGCCGCGGTGGTAAGTTTGGTTCGACTCGGGGATACGTAAAAGTGGCGGaagaatagaaaaaaaaaatcaccaGCGAGAGGAAGCATCGTACACATGTATACATAAATGTATATACGTGTACACGTGTGGATTCTTTTTCGTGTTTTCTTATTCGCAACAACAACGTTTCGGTATCTTTTCTTTTTGCATTGGAACCTCGAGTAGCAATCAAACTCACGAAAAATAGCAATCGTCAGTCGGTAATGGTAAAACGACGAAAGCAAGGGTACAGATATTGCTTACCTGCCAGCTGACACGACTGGATAGATTTTCCACGGTAAGGCGGTACTCGGTGCGTGTGGGTGGTCCGTATCTAAAAAAGGGAAACATGGGTATTATATTGTTTGAACGTATCGGTTAGAGCAGGTTTGTCTTGGACCTGACTTTtataatatgaaatattttatggaaAAACTCTACTGTAAAAAGTTGCAAGAACGCAAGTGAACTAAAAAATCTCAGAAATATTGAATGATATTATGTttatatagaaaattgaataagtaaatatatatatatataaattgatAAAGTTGATCAACAAAAATTAAGTAGACGTATCGTTAGAGCGTAACATTGGATGTATGTACCTGGGCAATGATTGCTTGTAGCTAGATGCAGTCCTCGTGTTTCTGTTCACACTATCTCTGCAAAAAGGGATGTCATGTGAACAGAAATAACGGTTCGTTGGTTAAACCTTCAGCAAATAACTACAGATCTGCACTCATTGCTCAGGCACACAATCAATCACCTGTTCCAATCGAATCAAATCTACTCAAAATGCAGCAATAGCGTACCTGTCGTGCCGCATATCGTCTCGGCTGTAACAAACACAATACCACACATCTATTAGTCGCCAATTACATTCGTTCGTCACCTCTCTCAACTACCAGTAACTCTATTCACAACATAATGTCTGCGGGAGGGTTATAACGttattcttttctcttttttttcactAGTCGTTATGCTAATAATCTCGGTAcgaaaaacgaaaataatacCACGGTCAGAGAGACAGATATACACGTATCCTACACGTTTTAACCCGCAGCGAGCGATGCTCCGAATCACGTATGTTTCCGtcgttcaaaaaaaaaaaaaaagttagatAACAAACATACTCGCGACGTACTCGGGAGAGCAGTCAAATCCAAGACAACCAATTCGAGAGAACTAAttcgagaaattaaaaaaaaaacgattggCGTCGTGCGCGTGACCGACGGACTTTGTCCGTTTCGTTTGCTAAAAAGGCAAAGCTACGTATTCACGCGTTCTCTAATCTAGAGCTAATCATTTATCCAAGGTTGCGTTTCTTCCCTGTAGGGGCGATATGCAAAATCTTCTCACTAGACTGTGACAACgtacaattgaaaaatataacTGAAAACAATGAACGGAACAGAAGATTGATATGTGTGCCAGAGATATGTTATTCTTTTCGTCAGCAAAGAAAAGAACATAAACGGTTGATGATTGCATTTCTTCCTTCAAGTTGCATTAATATTTTGCATATCTCAAGTTGATTGCCATCAGGGGAGGAGGGGATAATGATCGCtctgataaaataaaaaaaaggatAGCGTGTCTTACGCAGATCGCCTCGAGTCCCCATAACCACCACGGGAGTCACCATAGCGCCACTGGTCACTACCCCTAGGTGTCCCCCGGGCCCTCTCTACAGTAATTCTGTAACAAGACACATTGGATATGCTTACTTGTCTCTCCAGGAGCGTGAGCGTCCGTAGCCACGGTCGCCTCGCCTCCCTGAAACACCCCGTGCTATCTCCACCGCCACTCTGAAACACACCCAACAAAACCCCGCCTAAGTCCTCGACTAATTCTTACTCTAAAGGTGCTTCCTTCCTTCCATccatcctttttttcttttccattccTCTCTGCTTCCTCTCGAAATCCGTTATTCTATTCATCAtgatcatcatcatcgtcaGCATGATCATCATATATATAGATCTCATCATCTTATCATCAGTCCAGCAACTGAGGCGCTGTcccctctcgctcgctcgctcgctctctttctttcacGCTCGTCTTCGTTATACATccccatttttataattttgctaGAGAAGTTGCTGTCTTcggtttgttttttttttttaacgcgtGTAATTCACCAATCTAAGAACCTTTTCTCATTGCGCACGTGTTTCCTTGTAATCAGGGCTTGAAAACTGTTATAATAGCAATCTTGGTTCTTGAAACGGTCCCGAACAACCTTCGTTCCTAGTAACTGTTATAAAGAGCCAAATTTTCGAGAACTGttatctgttttttttttcggttaTGGTTCCGATTTCGATTCCCATGTTGGTCCCACAATGTAGTTGTCCTTTCGGTTCTATATCGGTTCCAGAATGAATTCTTAATCCACTAATTAACGCAAACTGCAGATTACTGTGTACGTGTAAAATCATTATAGAAGAacaaacatatatattattgtatatacaCATGTTATCGGTTTTCTATTCAAGCATCGAAATAAATAAAGCGGGGCGGCTACATATTGGTCACATTCACACGCACTATATTATTCAGGATAAAAACATTGATAGATTGGAAGTATCGATTTCTTGTTTTCGCATTTACGATGTCTGACTTTCATTGACGAGTAGAACCGTTTTGGAACCGATATACGAACCAAAATAGGAGCCGTAACTGAAACAGATAGTGGTTTGAAATTTTGGTACTACAGAACAGTTGTTCGGAATGAATGTTCCTCGTAACTGTTTGAAACAGAACCTTTATATAACAGTTTTGTACAGTAATTTTTCGAGAACTGTTTCAAGCCCTGCTCATAATTGACTGGAGATCCCCTCTAACATGATTAACGGATAAATAATGATCGCCAGAGAATTATGGGAAACATTGatgtctttctttctttttttttttttggaaaaatttgtattgaacgcattttttttttaagaagcaATATACATTACTTTTAAAATGTTGAGgcattcttgtttttttttttgtagaagtatcgatatatttatatatgtgtagTAATATATAGTCATTATTTACGATCGGGGAATTGATGGAAGTAGTTCAAAATGGCGGCCAAGTCACATCGGCTATTTAAGTAAGATGCACTTTTATTCCAAAACAAATCCAATCGATAATTTGGAGGACAGACGCCGTTCATTGAATGCGTTAACAAACTTAAAGGCAATAGAAACGAAAAGAAAGTGTTTGTACATATTTGGCAATTCAAAATTATACAGAAGCAACAGCAGATAATATTACTGGTACAAGATAAAATGTTCGAACGGAATTAGAATGAAATATCTTTGAACGTGTTCCGGCTTCATTTATATTACTCGAAGGAAATAATAGCGAAAATAAGAATCTGAATTGGCAGATATCGTTCACTAT from Halictus rubicundus isolate RS-2024b chromosome 8, iyHalRubi1_principal, whole genome shotgun sequence encodes:
- the B52 gene encoding serine and arginine rich splicing factor B52 isoform X2, translating into MSTRVFVGGLTYRVRERDLEKFFRKYGRIKEVAMKNGFAFVEFDDYRDADDAVYELNGKELLGERITVERARGTPRGSDQWRYGDSRGGYGDSRRSARDDMRHDRDSVNRNTRTASSYKQSLPRYGPPTRTEYRLTVENLSSRVSWQDLKDYMRQAGEVTYADAHKQRRNEGVVEFATYSDLKNAIDKLDDTELNGRRIRLIEDKRRGRRSRSSSSRSRSRSRSRSRRRSRSRSRSRRSSRSRSRRSSRSKSRAHSKSKSKSKSKSPERSRSRSKSKSRDRSKSKSKSKSKSRSRSRSKAERSKSRSQSKSKAKSPSKDRSSRERSRGDRSRSRSGSKHSKSRSRSRSPMNGDKSPESNKQKVD
- the B52 gene encoding serine and arginine rich splicing factor B52 isoform X11; the protein is MVGTRVYVGGLPYGTRERDLERFFRGYGRFRDVLIKNGYGFVEFDDYRDADDAVYELNGKELLGERITVERARGTPRGSDQWRYGDSRGGYGDSRRSAYGPPTRTEYRLTVENLSSRVSWQDLKDYMRQAGEVTYADAHKQRRNEGVVEFATYSDLKNAIDKLDDTELNGRRIRLIEDKRRGRRSRSSSSRSRSRSRSRSRRRSRSRSRSRRSSRSRSRRSSRSKSRAHSKSKSKSKSKSPERSRSRSKSKSRDRSKSKSKSKSKSRSRSRSKAERSKSRSQSKSKAKSPSKDRSSRERSRGDRSRSRSGSKHSKSRSRSRSPMNGDKSPESNKQKVD
- the B52 gene encoding serine and arginine rich splicing factor B52 isoform X7, which encodes MVGTRVYVGGLPYGTRERDLERFFRGYGRFRDVLIKNGYGFVEFDDYRDADDAVYELNGKELLGERITVERARGTPRGSDQWRYGDSRGGYGDSRRSARDDMRHDRYGPPTRTEYRLTVENLSSRVSWQDLKDYMRQAGEVTYADAHKQRRNEGVVEFATYSDLKNAIDKLDDTELNGRRIRLIEDKRRGRRSRSSSSRSRSRSRSRSRRRSRSRSRSRRSSRSRSRRSSRSKSRAHSKSKSKSKSKSPERSRSRSKSKSRDRSKSKSKSKSKSRSRSRSKAERSKSRSQSKSKAKSPSKDRSSRERSRGDRSRSRSGSKHSKSRSRSRSPMNGDKSPESNKQKVD
- the B52 gene encoding serine and arginine rich splicing factor B52 isoform X8; this translates as MSTRVFVGGLTYRVRERDLEKFFRKYGRIKEVAMKNGFAFVEFDDYRDADDAVYELNGKELLGERITVERARGTPRGSDQWRYGDSRGGYGDSRRSARDDMRHDRYGPPTRTEYRLTVENLSSRVSWQDLKDYMRQAGEVTYADAHKQRRNEGVVEFATYSDLKNAIDKLDDTELNGRRIRLIEDKRRGRRSRSSSSRSRSRSRSRSRRRSRSRSRSRRSSRSRSRRSSRSKSRAHSKSKSKSKSKSPERSRSRSKSKSRDRSKSKSKSKSKSRSRSRSKAERSKSRSQSKSKAKSPSKDRSSRERSRGDRSRSRSGSKHSKSRSRSRSPMNGDKSPESNKQKVD
- the B52 gene encoding serine and arginine rich splicing factor B52 isoform X1, producing MVGTRVYVGGLPYGTRERDLERFFRGYGRFRDVLIKNGYGFVEFDDYRDADDAVYELNGKELLGERITVERARGTPRGSDQWRYGDSRGGYGDSRRSARDDMRHDRDSVNRNTRTASSYKQSLPRYGPPTRTEYRLTVENLSSRVSWQDLKDYMRQAGEVTYADAHKQRRNEGVVEFATYSDLKNAIDKLDDTELNGRRIRLIEDKRRGRRSRSSSSRSRSRSRSRSRRRSRSRSRSRRSSRSRSRRSSRSKSRAHSKSKSKSKSKSPERSRSRSKSKSRDRSKSKSKSKSKSRSRSRSKAERSKSRSQSKSKAKSPSKDRSSRERSRGDRSRSRSGSKHSKSRSRSRSPMNGDKSPESNKQKVD